The following proteins come from a genomic window of Malus sylvestris chromosome 4, drMalSylv7.2, whole genome shotgun sequence:
- the LOC126619164 gene encoding uncharacterized protein LOC126619164 isoform X1 — MAWCHSHSWLLHNTQSLSLWKWRSLTLRFVGTTRRRSSIQSPNSLRFSPLISHKGYCNTFNRSFNSASTGVVSESGDAAAAAFYSKSEGVVSRDMLLASTLFKREEKTVNSNPSDGRVMLIDGTSIIYRAYYKLLAKLHHGHLSQADGNGDWVLTIFSALSLIIDVLMFIPSHVAVVFDHDGVSFGQTCNSSKESFKGKGLNFRHTLYPAYKSNRPPTPDTIVQGLQYLKASIKAMSIKVIEVPGVEADDVIGTLAVRSVDSGYKVRVVSPDKDFFQILSPSLRLLRIAPRGFDMISFGMEDFTEKYGSLQPSQFVDVISLVGDKSDNIPGVHGIGNVHAVQLITKFGTLENLLQCVDQVEEERIRRTLIENADQALLSKNLALLRSDLPLYMVPFATKDLPFHKPEDNGEKFTSLLTAISAYAEGFSADPIIRRAFYLWNKLENQNQVT; from the exons ATGGCCTGGTGTCACTCGCACTCTTGGCTGCTTCACAATACTCAATCCCTTTCCCTCTGGAAATGGAGAAGCCTCACTCTCAGATTCGTAGgaacaacaagaagaagaagcagcatTCAATCTCCAAATTCACTCCGATTTTCTCCCCTAATTTCCCATAAG GGCTACTGCAATACATTCAATCGTAGTTTTAATTCGGCTTCAACGGGAGTTGTTAGTGAGAGTGGTGATGCCGCCGCGGCGGCCTTTTACTCTAAAAGTGAGGGAGTAGTAAGCCGGGACATGCTGCTGGCTTCGACTTTGTTCAAGCGTGAAGAGAAAACAGTGAACAGTAACCCTTCAGATGGTAGAGTAATGCTCATCGACGGCACATCCATCATTTATAGAGCATACTATAAGCTTTTAG CAAAGCTGCATCATGGCCATTTGTCACAAGCCGATGGAAATGGAGATTGGGTGTTGACCATCTTCTCAGCACTTTCTCTT ATAATTGATGTCCTGATGTTTATCCCTTCCCATGTAGCG GTGGTGTTTGACCATGATG GAGTTTCATTTGGTCAAACTTGTAATTCATCCAAAGAAAGTTTTAAAGGAAAAG GCCTGAATTTTCGTCACACTCTGTACCCCGCATACAAGAGCAATCGCCCCCCTACACCTGATACCATTGTTCAGGGACTCCAATACTTGAAAGCATCCATCAAGGCTATGTCCATTAAGGTGATTGAG GTGCCTGGTGTGGAAGCTGATGATGTGATTGGAACGTTGGCTGTTAGAAGTGTTGATAGTGGGTACAAG GTACGGGTTGTCTCCCCAGACAAAGACTTTTTTCAGATTCTATCTCCTTCATTGCGCCTTCTACGAATTGCTCCACGTGGCTTTGA TATGATTTCATTTGGAATGGAGGATTTTACTGAAAAATATGGAAGCCTTCAACCTTCTCAGTTTGTTGATGTGATCTCGCTTGTCGGTGACAAATCTGATAATATTCCAG GAGTCCATGGAATTGGAAATGTTCATGCTGTGCAACTCATCACTAAATTTG GCACATTGGAAAATTTATTGCAGTGTGTTGATCAAGTTGAAGAGGAACGAATAAGAAGG ACCTTGATAGAAAATGCTGACCAGGCTCTCTTGAGCAAGAACTTG GCACTACTACGCTCTGATCTTCCACTGTACATGGTACCTTTTGCCACAAAAGATCTGCCATTTCACAAGCCTGAG GACAATGGGGAGAAATTCACGAGCCTCCTAACTGCTATAAGTGCATATGCGGAAGGATTTTCAGCTGATCCAATCATCAGGAGAGCATTTTACTTATGGAACAAACTTGAAAACCAAAATCAAGTTACGTAG
- the LOC126619164 gene encoding uncharacterized protein LOC126619164 isoform X2: MAWCHSHSWLLHNTQSLSLWKWRSLTLRFVGTTRRRSSIQSPNSLRFSPLISHKGYCNTFNRSFNSASTGVVSESGDAAAAAFYSKSEGVVSRDMLLASTLFKREEKTVNSNPSDGRVMLIDGTSIIYRAYYKLLAKLHHGHLSQADGNGDWVLTIFSALSLIIDVLMFIPSHVAVVFDHDGLNFRHTLYPAYKSNRPPTPDTIVQGLQYLKASIKAMSIKVIEVPGVEADDVIGTLAVRSVDSGYKVRVVSPDKDFFQILSPSLRLLRIAPRGFDMISFGMEDFTEKYGSLQPSQFVDVISLVGDKSDNIPGVHGIGNVHAVQLITKFGTLENLLQCVDQVEEERIRRTLIENADQALLSKNLALLRSDLPLYMVPFATKDLPFHKPEDNGEKFTSLLTAISAYAEGFSADPIIRRAFYLWNKLENQNQVT, from the exons ATGGCCTGGTGTCACTCGCACTCTTGGCTGCTTCACAATACTCAATCCCTTTCCCTCTGGAAATGGAGAAGCCTCACTCTCAGATTCGTAGgaacaacaagaagaagaagcagcatTCAATCTCCAAATTCACTCCGATTTTCTCCCCTAATTTCCCATAAG GGCTACTGCAATACATTCAATCGTAGTTTTAATTCGGCTTCAACGGGAGTTGTTAGTGAGAGTGGTGATGCCGCCGCGGCGGCCTTTTACTCTAAAAGTGAGGGAGTAGTAAGCCGGGACATGCTGCTGGCTTCGACTTTGTTCAAGCGTGAAGAGAAAACAGTGAACAGTAACCCTTCAGATGGTAGAGTAATGCTCATCGACGGCACATCCATCATTTATAGAGCATACTATAAGCTTTTAG CAAAGCTGCATCATGGCCATTTGTCACAAGCCGATGGAAATGGAGATTGGGTGTTGACCATCTTCTCAGCACTTTCTCTT ATAATTGATGTCCTGATGTTTATCCCTTCCCATGTAGCG GTGGTGTTTGACCATGATG GCCTGAATTTTCGTCACACTCTGTACCCCGCATACAAGAGCAATCGCCCCCCTACACCTGATACCATTGTTCAGGGACTCCAATACTTGAAAGCATCCATCAAGGCTATGTCCATTAAGGTGATTGAG GTGCCTGGTGTGGAAGCTGATGATGTGATTGGAACGTTGGCTGTTAGAAGTGTTGATAGTGGGTACAAG GTACGGGTTGTCTCCCCAGACAAAGACTTTTTTCAGATTCTATCTCCTTCATTGCGCCTTCTACGAATTGCTCCACGTGGCTTTGA TATGATTTCATTTGGAATGGAGGATTTTACTGAAAAATATGGAAGCCTTCAACCTTCTCAGTTTGTTGATGTGATCTCGCTTGTCGGTGACAAATCTGATAATATTCCAG GAGTCCATGGAATTGGAAATGTTCATGCTGTGCAACTCATCACTAAATTTG GCACATTGGAAAATTTATTGCAGTGTGTTGATCAAGTTGAAGAGGAACGAATAAGAAGG ACCTTGATAGAAAATGCTGACCAGGCTCTCTTGAGCAAGAACTTG GCACTACTACGCTCTGATCTTCCACTGTACATGGTACCTTTTGCCACAAAAGATCTGCCATTTCACAAGCCTGAG GACAATGGGGAGAAATTCACGAGCCTCCTAACTGCTATAAGTGCATATGCGGAAGGATTTTCAGCTGATCCAATCATCAGGAGAGCATTTTACTTATGGAACAAACTTGAAAACCAAAATCAAGTTACGTAG